From the genome of Bubalus bubalis isolate 160015118507 breed Murrah chromosome 2, NDDB_SH_1, whole genome shotgun sequence, one region includes:
- the LOC102408601 gene encoding LOW QUALITY PROTEIN: 39S ribosomal protein L47, mitochondrial-like (The sequence of the model RefSeq protein was modified relative to this genomic sequence to represent the inferred CDS: inserted 1 base in 1 codon; substituted 1 base at 1 genomic stop codon) — MAAASLAVFCRRVSAALKASTSLISSQALASTGCRFSLSLLTKNTPNVTSFHQCRLLQTTLSRRGLEEFFDDPKNWGEEKVKSGASWTCQQLRNKSNEDLHKLWYVLLKERNMLLTLEQEAKRQRLPMPSPERLEKVVDSMDALDKVVQEREDALRLLQTGQEKPRPGAWRRDIFGRIIWHKFKQWPIPWYLNKRYNRKXFFAXPYVERFVRLRIEKQARIKARKISLARKKEKFLQKKFPHLSEAQKSSAA; from the exons ATGGCTGCTGCCAGTTTGGCTGTTTTCTGCAGAAGAGTCTCAGCCGCTCTGAAGGCTTCTACGTCGTTAATAAGTTCTCAGGCCCTTGCTAGCACAGGTTGCAGGTTTTCTCTGAGTCTGTTGACTAAGAATACACCAAATGTCACATCTTTTCACCAGTGTAGATTACTTCAGACCACATTGTCTAGGAGAGGACTGGAAGAATTTTTTGACGACCCAAAGAATTGGGGGGAAGAAAAGGTGAAATCTGGAGCTTCATGGACCTGTCAGCAGTTAAGGAACAAAAGTAATGAAGATTTACATAAACTTTGGTATGTTCtcctgaaagaaagaaacatgctCCTAACTCTAGAGCAGGAAGCTAAGCGGCAGAGGCTGCCAATGCCAAGCCCGGAGCGCTTAGAAAAGGTAGTAGACTCCATGGATGCATTAGATAAAGTTGTCCAGGAAAGGGAAGATGCCCTCAGACTTCTTCAGACTGGTCAAGAAAAGCCTAGACCCGGTGCTTGGAGAAGAGACATCTTTGGAAGAATCATCTGGCACAAGTTCAAGCAGTGGCCTATACCTTGGTACCTAAATAAAAGATACAATAGAAAATGATTCTTTG TGCCCTACGTGGAACGTTTCGTCAGATTGAGAATTGAGAAGCAAGCCCGCATCAAAGCAAGGAAGATAAGTTTAGCacgaaagaaagaaaagtttcttcAGAAAAAGTTTCCACATCTTTCTGAAGCCCAGAAGTCAAGTGCTGCCTAA